The following coding sequences are from one Enterococcus sp. 4G2_DIV0659 window:
- a CDS encoding glycoside hydrolase family 35 protein: MNTFEVKEEFLLNGEPFKIMSGAIHYFRIAPDEWYHSLYNLKALGFNTVETYIPWNIHEPKEGEFQFSGGQDIAKFVQLAEELGLFVILRPSPYICAEWEFGGLPAWLLTDHKMRIRSSDPLFIEKVTNYYEVLFKIIAPMQINRSGPVIMMQLENEYGSYGEDKEYLLALYELMHKHNITVPLFTSDGAWEEAQTAGTLMEKNVLATGNFGSKSKENFERLSSFHEAHGKKWPLMCMEFWDGWFNRWNEEIIRRDPEELAEEVGEALKIGSINLYMFHGGTNFGFMNGCSARGRKDLPQITSYDYDALLDEQGNPTEKFFSVQRKVHELFPEIKQLEPLRKKTLEPTSVSLKEKVSLFSVLDLIAHHRWSKYPMTMEALQQNYGYQLYQTTVTKNLTEQFYRVIDGSDRIHFFLNEQKLATQYQEEIGDKIFGTPVKEDNQVTVLVENMGRVNYGHKLLADTQHKGIRSGVMSDLHFLYGWDQYSIDFSKINHIDYQREWLEGTPAFYRYELVVEELGDTFIDLHAFGKGVVLINGFNLGRFWNVGPTLSLYVPASLLNKGVNEIVIFETEGEWASEIKLEKRPRYKKM; the protein is encoded by the coding sequence ATGAATACTTTTGAGGTAAAAGAGGAATTTCTGCTAAATGGTGAGCCTTTCAAGATTATGTCGGGGGCTATTCACTATTTTAGAATCGCGCCAGATGAGTGGTATCATTCATTGTATAATTTAAAAGCTTTAGGATTTAATACGGTTGAAACGTATATCCCTTGGAATATACATGAGCCAAAAGAAGGCGAGTTTCAGTTTTCAGGTGGACAAGATATAGCTAAATTTGTGCAACTAGCAGAAGAATTAGGATTATTTGTTATTTTGCGTCCTTCGCCGTATATTTGTGCAGAGTGGGAATTTGGCGGTCTGCCGGCGTGGTTATTAACGGATCATAAGATGCGCATTCGTTCTTCAGATCCTTTATTTATTGAAAAAGTAACAAATTATTATGAGGTATTATTTAAAATTATTGCGCCGATGCAAATTAATCGGAGTGGCCCGGTAATTATGATGCAACTAGAAAACGAGTACGGCTCATATGGAGAAGACAAGGAGTACCTTCTTGCTTTGTATGAGTTGATGCATAAACACAACATCACTGTCCCCTTGTTTACCTCCGATGGTGCTTGGGAGGAAGCACAAACGGCTGGAACACTTATGGAAAAAAATGTTCTGGCTACTGGCAATTTTGGGTCAAAATCAAAAGAAAATTTTGAGCGTTTAAGCAGCTTTCATGAGGCACATGGAAAAAAATGGCCGTTGATGTGTATGGAATTTTGGGATGGCTGGTTTAATCGCTGGAACGAAGAAATTATCAGACGTGACCCAGAAGAATTAGCTGAAGAAGTAGGAGAAGCGTTGAAAATAGGGAGTATCAACTTGTATATGTTTCATGGAGGAACGAATTTTGGCTTCATGAATGGTTGTTCGGCAAGAGGACGGAAAGATTTACCTCAAATAACTTCGTATGATTATGATGCGTTATTAGATGAGCAAGGAAATCCTACTGAAAAATTTTTCTCAGTCCAACGAAAAGTGCACGAACTATTTCCAGAAATCAAACAACTAGAACCCCTCCGAAAAAAGACACTGGAACCCACAAGTGTTTCATTAAAAGAAAAAGTCAGTTTGTTTTCTGTTCTTGACTTGATTGCGCATCATCGCTGGAGTAAATATCCAATGACAATGGAAGCACTCCAGCAAAATTATGGTTATCAACTGTATCAGACAACCGTGACTAAGAATTTAACGGAACAATTTTATCGAGTAATTGATGGGAGTGACCGTATTCATTTCTTCTTAAATGAACAAAAGCTTGCGACACAGTATCAAGAAGAAATCGGAGACAAGATATTTGGTACGCCTGTGAAGGAAGACAACCAGGTGACTGTTTTAGTCGAAAATATGGGACGTGTGAATTATGGACATAAACTATTAGCTGATACGCAACATAAAGGGATTCGCAGTGGGGTTATGTCAGATTTGCATTTTCTTTACGGATGGGATCAATATAGTATAGACTTTTCAAAAATCAACCATATTGATTACCAAAGAGAGTGGCTAGAAGGAACACCAGCATTTTATCGTTATGAGTTGGTAGTTGAAGAGCTAGGGGATACCTTTATTGATTTACATGCATTTGGAAAAGGTGTTGTACTTATTAATGGATTTAATTTAGGCAGATTTTGGAATGTAGGCCCCACACTTTCATTATATGTACCGGCGTCTCTTTTAAATAAAGGCGTAAATGAAATCGTTATCTTTGAAACGGAAGGAGAGTGGGCTTCTGAGATTAAACTTGAAAAACGACCAAGATACAAGAAGATGTAA
- a CDS encoding PTS system mannose/fructose/N-acetylgalactosamine-transporter subunit IIB has product MSIIAVRIDGRLIHGQVANLWTTKLDISRIMVVDDEVSENAIEKSGLKLATPAGVKLSVLPIEKAAANILAGKYDSQRLLIIARKPDRLLRLIELGVPIKEINVGNMSQSDQSKAVTKSINVVDSDIEDFKKINTLGVKLVSQMVPSDRSEDFMSLLE; this is encoded by the coding sequence ATGAGTATTATTGCAGTAAGAATTGATGGGAGACTAATCCACGGTCAGGTAGCGAATCTTTGGACTACTAAACTAGATATTAGTCGTATCATGGTAGTGGATGATGAAGTATCTGAAAATGCAATTGAAAAAAGCGGATTAAAATTAGCAACACCAGCTGGAGTAAAATTAAGTGTGTTGCCGATCGAAAAAGCAGCAGCTAATATTTTAGCTGGAAAATACGATTCACAAAGATTGCTGATTATTGCTAGAAAACCAGATCGTTTATTACGGTTAATCGAATTAGGTGTGCCGATCAAAGAGATAAATGTAGGAAATATGTCCCAAAGTGATCAGTCAAAAGCAGTGACGAAATCAATCAATGTGGTTGACAGCGATATTGAGGACTTTAAAAAAATTAATACATTAGGAGTAAAACTAGTTTCTCAAATGGTGCCAAGTGATCGGTCAGAAGATTTTATGAGTTTGTTGGAGTAA